The DNA sequence ggaagcttgtgaaaggctacccgaaacttttgactcaagttaaacaatttaaaggcaatgctaccaaatactaattgattctatgtaaacttctgacctactgggaatgtgatgaaagaattaaaagctcaaataaataattctctctagcattattctgacatttcacattcataaaataaagtggtaatcctaactgacctaaaacctgACCTAAGACCTAAaacgggtaggccgtcattgtaaataaaaatgtgttcttaaaactgacttgcctagttaaataaaggttaagaaaaacaaaataaaaagagTGTTTGGTCCGGTAGGTGGTCAAAAAGCCACAAACCACAACAGCATATCATGAAGTGGAAAATTTGATTCCAGGTTTGATAAAATCTAGAATACACTTCCAGCTAGGAGGCCCCTTGATGCATCATCCATTGCCCAGACAACTGAACAAACCATAGGAAAAAAATACACCCTCAGCGCCTGTTAAATGGCTGGGTTAAGCGATGAGTCATGTCTGTATATATTTAGACACACACTGAGGGTTTATAACGCCAGTAACACTCTGCCTCTCCTCAGATCATGTTCCCTCCATCATGGTCAGTGTCACAATAGTCTCACAACCACCTAGACAGAATACAGTGAACTAATAATACAGTAATACTCATGAGCCACATCAAGTTGACAATACTGTAGCATAACTTTGTCTGCCTCACCAGGgcaaaataaagttttatattAAACACAGTACAATAGATTACTTTGTATTTTCTAAATCGCTTAAACCATTCTTTAGATTGATCTTTTTCAACCAATGAAGGGGTTAATTCATACAATAGTTTTAATCCATCTGTCTGTCACAGTTAATGATCAGTTAACAGTTAACAGTTAACAATCTGTGTATAATTATTttttgttaaggttagggttgagggttagggttgagggttagggttgagccgggatGTGGAAATGAAGCTAGGGTTACGGTAAGGGTTGAGGCTAGGTTAGGGTTGAGTTTTGAGGATTTCTTAATTAAAAACGTCACATTATGTATCACATCGAATCTGTCATAACAGTAGGGGtcttttgtcacaccctgaccatagtttgctttgtatgtttgtatgttttggttggtcagggtgtgatctgagtgggcattctatgttggatgtcttgtttgtctatttctatgtctggcctgatatggttctcaatcagaggcaggtgttagtcattgtctctgattgggaaccatatttaggttgcctgggtttcactgtgtgtttgtggatgattgtccttgttcctgtctttgtgttttgcaccagataggactgttttaggttttcacacttttgttagtttatttgtgtacagtttctttattaaagtacaatgaataacaaccacgctgcattttggtccacctctacttcacctaaagaaaaccgttacatcttTGAACAAGTAAAAATGTGTTGAATCTGTCCCATAAAGCATTCCCTGGTCTCACCATGCCACAGTATGTGGTGATAATAGTAGCCTAATCATTGTCATTATAACAAATAATATCTTACATCAGGAAGGTAAAGGCAACCGATATTAATGACTCCTGCCTTAAAGCACTGAAGTTACAGATTTTAACATGTGCTTATCGCCCTCTAGTGGTGAAACCAGCTAAAGACCGATTGCTCGTTTTTATTGCAGTAGATAAATCTCCCGCACTGGGCACCTTGAATCTGGATCGTCGTCAGCCTGCTCCACATCACTCTTCTCTTTCTTTATCGACCACCAGTGCAGAATCCTGTGACAACCAGGTACACAGATGAGTTAGTCCAGACGAGAGCTTCTCCATGATATGTAAGACTATACCCATGTCTAGACTAGGATATCCCCTTGGTAATATCTGTAATATACACATGACATAATGCATAAATAAAACAGCTCTGGCATGAGTGCTGAATTGAGTATGATGGCTATCATATGAGACTAGATATGTGTCATTTTTGAGGGAGAATCTAATATTTTTGGTCCTATTGGAGTTCTAAGTGGCCATATCTTTTTAGGCCCCAAGAAATGAGATATAGTGTCACAGTTACATAGCAAACATGAACCTCATTACTGTTCTGGAAACTTGATATGAAAGGATTTGAAACTGCCTGTCCGTATTTGACAGGGAGAGCCCTTTCTCTGGTTAAGTCACATTCAGATTCAAACCATCTTTATTGGCAGCACGGCAAAAAAGCAATCCAATGCTGTTAAAGTAACATGGCTTTAataaagcaataaggcctgaaGAGGCACCGTATGGTGAATATGCCACGGCTAAGGGGTATTAAGGCACTCTCTGCGTTAATAACCGTCTATACTATAGCCTATAGAATATAAATGATTGTCTCCATCTGTGAGGGAGGAGGGATACTAACACTGTCAAAGGTATATCTACAGCTCTGTGTATGTGAGCTGGGACACTGACACCGAGGGTATATAGGGTGTATacaaaaggtgctatctagaacctaaaagggttctgtGGCTGTCTCCATAGAACAGGGCCGTTCCGGGattgcacgttttgttttttgtcctagcactacacagcccATTCAAATAATCATCTAATCATCAagatttgatcatttgaatcagcagtgtagtgttagggcaaaaaccaaatgCGCACAGCTTGGGGTCCCAAGTTTGTGAAAAGCTGCCTTTGAAAAAACGTTTTGTTTCCAGGTTAGAaccgttttggttccaggtagaaccttattgggttccacatagaaccctttccccagagggttctacatggaacaaaaAATAGTTactgaaaaagaaaaggagagccgcacactctaggactAACATCGTTTCGACAGCCAAGATGTCTTCATCAGGAttatatctggaaccaaaaagggttattttatgggaacagccaaagaacccttttggaacccttttttctaaaagtgtactTTGTATGTGGGCAGTGAAGGGTATATCTGCAGTACTGTACAGCTCTGTTCACTTACCccagggagaggaagagcagcagcagcagagaagtcagacaggccgtgaggagagagggaggggggagacggAGGAGGGCAAGGGACCATCCACCAGGCACAGGGACAATTTGGCCCCCTGGAAGCAGTGACAGATCAAATATCTCCTGCAGCTCACTGTGGCCTACAACCACCTGGGGGATCACTaggtcagagagaggggtggggtggggggagatagagagatgaagaagagagagagaaagaaatagacagagagagagagagagagaagacgggtGGACAGGGTTGAGgaagggagtggggatggagagattgagggagacatagagatgacggagagagaggtcagagactcagagcacagagagatagatagaggagataACAGACAAAAAGAGAGGAGATACATCGACTATAAAGATATATACAAAGATGTGTGGTTACGCTCTCTGGCACAAAATGACCACCTTGCTACACATTGATGGTGAATGGGGAGTCACCACCATACAACACATAGAAAATAATATGGGACTTGAATGAATGTCTCTCTACAACACTATCATTACCTATGAGGTGGTAGTAAAGTCTGACTAAGGAGCGCTGGTCAGAGTAGATCTCACACTGGTATGTACCCTGGTGTCGCAGTCCAGCTGAGGGGATTGAGTAGAGCCGGTCTATCCCTACTGTCACCTCCTCAAACTGATCCACCTGCTGGGTCCTGATCTGCAAGTCAGGGGACAACATGACTGCACAATCCTCTGATCTTCTCTCACTACAAAGGAATCATGTCTAAATGGAAGTTTCAGGAAAAGGGAGTGTTTTATAATATGACTTTAATAATTCAGCTCATCGTTTTGGGAGAGTTTCTCATCTAAAGACATGCTTGGGCCCTGATTGTGAGGATTTGTAGTGGGTACTGTATAATGATGGACATGCTAGCGCTAGGCCATTATCTCCAGCATTGGCACTCTAAGGATAGGAGAAATAGCTACATCCCATAACATCCACTGACCTCCTCTGCAAACCTCCAGACCACTTTCATTTCATAAGGCAGGGGAAAGGGGACGTCACACCTCATCTGTGTCCGGTTGTTCTCCATGACTGTGATGTTCTTtgctgtagacacacacacacacacacacacacacacacacacacacacacacacacacacacacacacacacacacacacacacacacacacacacacacacacacacacacacacacacacacacacacacacacacacacacacacacacacacacacacacacacacacacacacagtgaaactcTCTCACCTTGTGGTGAAGCTGTTCTCAGGGGGCAGCAGACAGTGGCAGTCTGAGTCTTCTTAATGATAATATTTAAATACAGCCTCTAGCGGGGTGCACTGGAAGGGATGATATGCTGAACAGTAATTGTGCAGCACTGGGTGGATATGAATACCATGGTGTGTGGGAGGGGACTGTCACCTTACATAAAGAAACCAAGGATTTAAAGGGTACCTTGGGGAGGCTGTCTGTGCAAAAAAATCATCCGACTTCACTGCTaagaacatttcaaggatgaaAGGCACCAAGTGGATGTTTTCATGAGGGGAAAATGCACTTATATAACATATAGCCTACacagacagaactacatacacagtcctacacagacagaactacatacacagtcctacacagacagaactacatacacagtcctacacagacagaactacatacacagtcctacacagacagaactacatacacagtcctacacagacagaactacatacacaGTTCTACacagacagaactacatacacagtcctacacagacagacctacatacacagtcctacacatacagaactacatacacagtcctacacagacagacctacaAGGACAGTCCAACACAAACGGACCTGCACAGACAGTCCTGCAGAGACAGTGCTGCACAGACAGTCTTTTAACACAGACAGTCTTTTAAGTATTTTAACCAGGCATTGGGGAGATGAGGGTATTTGAGTTATGAAAAAAATTGGTGTGAATGGTCAATAGATTTGATGTGGTGGTGTTTTGTTACTCACTTGGACAGTCAAGTGGGAACTCACAGGAGTCATACTGACAGGTGATACAGTTGTAGACATAACCAAAAGTCTGAAAACCTGAGGAACCCATGGGAGGAAATGCAACACATGGCCTATACATTTCTAGAACAAGGTAGAATAGAAAGGAAATACCATAGGAATTCAATAgggaataaaatatatttaatacttCATATAACATGTCTTAGTATAACTATTTTAACTAACTATTATATTGACAGCAGGTATTACAACTAGCTTGCTATCATAGATTGATTCATAGAATAGTTGGAATCTTTTTAACATGTTGAGGCCATGGCTGAGCAGAGCTACTAAGAGTTCATGAGATTCAACAGGAAGGTCATGCGAGGAGGAACAATTGAGGAGGAAACAGTCACTCACCACATGGAGGGAAACATCCAGAAGCTGGGTAGAGATAATAGGGGgaaaacaaacaaaatgacaagaaagaaagaagaggcaGAGAAAACTATTTAAGCAACAACAACTAAAACATTTTTACTGATGAACATCGACATGACAAGTTGTCTTGACATGATTGACATGGTTCAGTGTAGAACCAAGTATATCGTTAGACTGATAAAAGTAATATACAGAGCTATAGAGAGCCCATACTATACAGAGCCCATACTATACAGTCAGTGgtctaaagtacttaagtaaaaatacttcttaagtatttttttgtggtatctgtattTTACTAATTATATTTTTtcccaacttttacttttacttcactacattcctaaagaaaataatgcactttttactccatacattgtccctgacacccaaaagtactcgttacattttgacaggaaaatggtctaactCACACAGTTATcatgagaacatccctggtcatccctactgcctctgatctgactcactaaacacaaatgcttcattagCAAATTAtggagtgttgaagtgtgcccctggctatccgtaaaaaaagtttttttaaattgtgccgtctgtttgcttaatataaggaatttgaaatggtttatacttttatttgtacttttgatacttaagaacatttcagcaattccatttacttttgatacttaagtatatttaaaaccaaacacttttaggtttttactcaagtagtattttactgggtgactttcacttttacttgagtaattttctattaaggtatctgtacttttactcaagtataacaattgagaatctttttccaccactgtacagAGTCCATACCATACAGAGTCCATACTATACAGAGCCCATACTATACAGAGCCCATACTATACAGAGCCCATACTATACAGAGCCCATACTATACAGAGTCCATACTATACAGAGTCCATTCTATACAGAGCCCATACTATACAGAGTCCATACTATACAGAGTCCATACTATACAGAGTCCATTCTATACAGAGCCCATTCTATACAGAGCCCATACTATACAGAGTCCATTCTATACAGAGTCCATTCTATACAGAGCCCATACTATACAGAGTCCATACTATACAGAGCCCATACTATACAGAGTCCACTCTATACAGAGTCCATTCTATACAGAGCCCATACTATACAGAGTCCATACTATACAGAACCCATACTATACAGAGCCCATACTATACAGAGCCCATACTATACAGAGTCCACACTATACAGATGACAGTTTGGGAAAAGGTAAGAATGAAGACATTTCTCTGATGCTACTTACCCCATGGCAAGTAACGGTCTGGATATGAAAGAAAGGTTCTGAAATATGGTGTGAGGTAGTAGTGAGGAAAAGGAATTACAAGGGAGAGAAGGCGATTATGTCTCACCTCTAGGCAGTTTGAAGGCAGCCGCAATGAAATTGTCTGCAGCTGTCAGTAACCTCTCGTCATACACTGTGtctgatggatagagagagaaggaggagagaaggagaggaaaaatATATCTCAATTGCTCccatggaagtgtgtgtgtgtgtgtgtgcgtgtgcgcgtgcgtgtgcgcgtgtgcgtgtgcatgtgcgtgtgcgtgtgtgtgcgtttgtgttgtCAGTCCAGAGCTGAACTGATCTAATAGTCTGCTGCTACATCCAGTGTAAAATATCCAGTGTAAAACACTGCCCCCAGTGTGAAACATCCAGTGTAAAATACTGCCCCCAGTTAAAATATCCAGTGTAAAACACTGCCCCCAGTGTAAAACATCCAGTGTAAAACACTGCCCCCAGTGTAAAATATCCAGTGTAAAACACTGCCCCCAGTGTAAAATATCCAGTGTAAAACACTGCCCCAGTGTAAAATATCCGGTGTAAAACATCCAGTGTAAAACACTGCCCCCCAGTGCAAAATATCCAGTGTAAAACACAGCCCCCAGTGTAAAACATCCAGTGTAAAACAGCAGGCCATTGCTTCCTcatttcttctccttcttcttatCTTTCTTAGtgtctcccttctctttctctttctccttctctttttccttGTCCCCCAGTGTAAAACATCCAGTGTAAAACATCTAGTGTAAAACACGGCCCCCAGTGTCAAATA is a window from the Oncorhynchus tshawytscha isolate Ot180627B linkage group LG03, Otsh_v2.0, whole genome shotgun sequence genome containing:
- the LOC112227026 gene encoding sperm acrosome membrane-associated protein 6, translating into MENNRTQMRCDVPFPLPYEMKVVWRFAEEIRTQQVDQFEEVTVGIDRLYSIPSAGLRHQGTYQCEIYSDQRSLVRLYYHLIVIPQVVVGHSELQEIFDLSLLPGGQIVPVPGGWSLALLRLPPPSLLTACLTSLLLLLFLSLGILHWWSIKKEKSDVEQADDDPDSRCPVREIYLLQ